tcaaattaatatgCCGATGACGATCCTAAATGGAGTGATGCATCcaatatataaacaaataataatatcaGACTAATGTACCGTCGACGATACTAATTAATAAGAGAGAAGTGACCGACCTCAGTCTGAAGGCGGCATTTCTCTACAAGAGTGGAGTCGTGGTGGGACCGGAGCTTGGAGAACTCCTCCTCGAGCTTCTTGGTCTTCCACCGGGCGCGGCGGTTCTGGAACCACACCGCCACCTGGCGTGGGTCCAGCCCCAGCTCCGCCGCGAGCTTCTCCTTCCTCTCCGTCTCCAGCTTGTGCTCGCTGCCGAAGCTCAGCTCGAGCATGCTCAGCTGCTCCTCGCTCagcttcctcttcctcatcatcaCATCTCCGTCGTTGTCGTTGTCGCCGCCTTTCCCTTTCCTCCGCCTCCGCCGTGTCTTTGCCTTCTCCACCACCACCCCTACACAGAggtcaaacatttttttaaaaaaaattcaaattactATAATTAAACATTGGGGTTTCTAATTAATAATGATTACAAGTGGCTGGCTACCTTGATCTGGGGCAAACTGGCTGGTTATTCCGACAGGATAGTATTCAGACATGTCACTAAATTCATGGCTCATTCTAACTCTGACTGATTGGTTAGACTTTAAAATTCAaggaagaaagagagagagttctttttttcttgtttttttttgctAAGCATGTTGCTCACTCTTCATCTTGCATTTATACTACTCAAATCGTCTAATTGGGCATCCTCTTTACTCGAATTTACGAGAATGCCCCTCTTTATCATTAAGACAAACTAATCTACGAGTGATTTCTTTGGCACTTCCTTTGATGGCATAATCTACGAGTCTATTACCATTACAAATAAATATAAGAGGCAAAAGATCATAATTTTTGGTTAAAATTATTGGGATTTGTTCACAAACGCAGAAAAATTTCAGTCACCAGGACTAATATATTGTAGATGAATTTAACCAaatgattttgttttatttataaatagaaGAAATCATATAACTCATGGATAGTGATATATCTGCGACAAATCTCAACTTGTTTTTCCAACTTATTTTTTAGGTTGCGAGACAAAATAGATTTTAACCAAAATTTATACTCCCGTTTGCCTCTCAAATACAATTTCATCAAAAAAGTTCGTCGTCGGATGACTGTAAACATAtctaaatttcataattttttcgaCTAATTTTTAAAGTTTCGGTAAGCGACAaaccaaaatttgatcaaatatcATAATTTCTCTTGCAATTTACTCCAATTATAATTATACAAACGTGAATTTTGTGCGAGACCAGCTCTCACGCGTTGGATATTAGTGTTCATATTATGGATTTAAACTtggatttggataaagatatTATCCAACGATAAGTACTACGTACaaatgttttataataaatacatAATAATAACATTACTATTTGTTTCTATAAAAACTAGTTGCGCCTTTGTTGAAGAATCCCATTATAGTACGTTTCGCCATATTTGGAGAACACATTGAATGAAGGCAATAGAATGGGATTGGCCATCATGTGAATAAAAGTTATCCACTCAAATCAAAGTATGCtactttcttttataaattaaaatatttttgtgtatCATTTAATTACTAGTATCATTCTTTAAATCTTACTTCGgttatttaatttcaattaattaaaacaatattgtgttttttttaattaatttgctaCTTGAATTTGTCTTTATAAGCATACTAGCTAGTTTCTTAAACACTTTTTTCATTAACACGTGTATTTTTCGATTAATTTCTCTCACCAACCAACAAGACCCAACTAAGATACCTCAAATTAGGCCAAGTGGATGACAACGAACAATTTAGTGTATGAAAACTTAATTTTTGTGACTCAACGTTATTTGTCATCTTATGCCCAACGGCCCCAACATCTTTGGATAAAGTGGGGATTCTAACTAACCTAAGTACTCCATCAAATTAATTACTCTCTCTGTCCACTATTAAGTGACATAAATTTATTccatttgaattttaaaaaatgtatcaAAAATTGGGTACAAAAAGTTAATTCAATGTGAATCCTATTTtgtatggagtattattttttataataaaatgtaagtgcaacaagttagtgaaatgtgaaatttattactaaaagtagtaaaaataaatgagacatttaatcatggacagatgaaaaaaagaaatttgaGGCACTtaatcgtggacggagggacTACTATTCTACACTAAACAATTATATATCTATCCAAATATAGATATTGTTCTCCGTGGATGAAC
This genomic interval from Salvia splendens isolate huo1 chromosome 13, SspV2, whole genome shotgun sequence contains the following:
- the LOC121760074 gene encoding homeobox-leucine zipper protein ATHB-40-like, with amino-acid sequence MSHEFSDMSEYYPVGITSQFAPDQGVVVEKAKTRRRRRKGKGGDNDNDGDVMMRKRKLSEEQLSMLELSFGSEHKLETERKEKLAAELGLDPRQVAVWFQNRRARWKTKKLEEEFSKLRSHHDSTLVEKCRLQTEVLRMKELLSEAETEIGRLRERVRSSDSPAGSSGQSMEQGFVGGGEFGMEGLESVFCGNAFQWEDHVYYM